The Natronosporangium hydrolyticum nucleotide sequence GACCGCCGCCTGCCGCACTGCCGGCGGGGCCCCAACCAGCTCAGCCAGCCGGCGTAGGAATCCGGTAAGCTGGCTGCCCTCGCCCGCATCCCGCGGCAGATCCTCCACCATCGAAAGCGCAGCGCTACGCCAGAAGGTGCTCGCGTCCCGCAGGCCAATCAAGAAGAAGTAACCGTCGGCCAGATGGAGCTGCTCGCGCACCCAGCCCAGCAGATGCGTCTTGCCGGAGCCGCGTTGCCCTAGGACCGCGACCCCGACCGGGCTGGATCCGTCGCTACGCACGGCATCAGCGATGCCTGCGAGGATGGTTCTCTCTGCTTGCAGGTGCAAGCCCGCCACATGGAACGGTGTCGCACGCCAAACGTCATCGGGGGTGGGCGCCCAGTTGAAGCTGAGCGCTTCCAACGCGTCGCGTTCGGCCTCGTTCATTCCGGACCGATCGATATCAAATGCTTCTGCTGATTTCCGATCCACACCGCTGCCGCCCGGTCCGCATCGGTCAGGGCCAGTTGGTCAGAGGCTGGGGCCAGGGCGACCTGTGGATCGTCACTGAGCTCCAGCAGAGCTTCATCGACCTCGTCGCTGGCTGCGGCGCCTAGGAGCGGCCGCAGCTGCGCGAGCCGGACCCAGCCGCCGGGCCGGTCGACGAGCTCTTGGTACGCCTTGCGGGCCCGGGCCGCCAACTCCGAGGTGTTCGCTGGCGAGTGGGTCAGCGGATCCTCCCTGGAGAAGAACTCGGGTAGGCTGATGCCGAGCCGGTCCAACCCTCGCTGCACATTGGCCAGCAGTGCATACGCCGCGCCCCCGCCGGCACCGAGCCCCGGCGGGACCGGGACCTCGGCCTGCTGGCGACCCCACCGCCACCCCGCCTCTGTGAGCTCCAGGTGATACCGCTGGCCCTCTCGGCGGGCCGAGATCAACTCCGCCGTCACCAGCCGCTCACGGAAATTCTTCTTGAGCTCGCACCGGAAGTGGTTGGTGAGTTCTGAGTTCGCCACCTCCCGAGCCTCCGCCATGAGGATCATCAATACCGAGCGCTGCACCAGGGTCAGCTTCTCGTCCGACATCCCGAGTCCCTTCACGTCCGGGGCGGCGCCGCCCCAAGCCCAGAAATGTTGGCCGGTCTCGTCCCCCTGAGCATATCCCGCGATCGTCCTACATCAATCTACGATCATTCGATAGGCTTCGTTCAAACATCGGCCGCTTGTCGCTGATTGTCGCATGAGGATGAGCCGATCATGCGACCCGCCTGCGGGGGCGGTGCCTCCTATGATGGCGAGGTTTGAACGGAGGTCGATTGTGGCGGCAACCCAGATCGTCAGCTATCAGGTCGATGATCAGACAACAGTGGAGATTGAGGCCGCCCTGGCAGAGGGCTACCTGCCAGCGGGCAGGGGGGAAGACGTAGTCGGGTGGGTCAAGCAGGCCGCAGCGCCATCGATCCGGGCTGCTGGCGTCGTGTTGGCGCAAGCCCAGGAGCTGGCCCCCGACGAGGTCTCGGTCACCTTCGGGGTAAAGGTCGCGGGCCGGGTCAACTGGCTGGTGGCGCAGACCGCCAGCGAGGGAACCTTCCAGGTGGCCCTCACCTGGCGACGGAGTTCGGACGGTTAACCGGGTGCCGACCCGCCTCACCTCGCCCCCGGACTCGTGGACCGCCGCGGTCCACCCGGGCCCGGACGACTGCCGGATCCTCGGCACCGGCGTGGTCATCGCCGAGCACCGCGTCCTGACCAGCGCACACATACTGCGAACCGCACAGGGGCGGCGCAATCGCGTCTGGGTCGCCTTCCCCAAGGCCGGCGTGCCCTACCAGGAACGGCGGGAAGCCCACTGCCGATTCATCGGGGATCCCCGCGATCTCGACCTTGCCGTGCTGGAGCTGGTGCACCCCGCCCCGGCAGCGGCACTGCCGGCTCGAATACGCTGTGTACCCGCGGACGAA carries:
- a CDS encoding CU044_2847 family protein, with protein sequence MAATQIVSYQVDDQTTVEIEAALAEGYLPAGRGEDVVGWVKQAAAPSIRAAGVVLAQAQELAPDEVSVTFGVKVAGRVNWLVAQTASEGTFQVALTWRRSSDG